In the genome of Rhodoferax fermentans, one region contains:
- a CDS encoding heavy metal translocating P-type ATPase, producing MSECASKGCGCSAGPIIQPPTQAPQTTESAQAVYRIENMDCPTEEALIRSKLAGLAGVAGLEFNLMQRTLAVRHELPSLSPVEQALAAIGMQAVRMDQASTEKTTKLSIAKMDCPTEEALIRNKLGTVAGVADLDFNLMQRTLSVRHADQVLPNVLAALQALGFEAQVMDTAESASPSASPVITPTNWWPLGISLLTALAAEAVYWLHNGNHWSVVVLALVSVFTGGLSTYKKGWIALKNLNLNMNALMSIAVTGAMLIGHWPEAAMVMVLFALAEVIEAKSLDRARNAIRGLLDMTPEQATVQQADGTWREVSAKQIAIGSRVRVKPGERIALDGEVLEGRSTVNQAPITGESLPVEKSPGDPVFAGTINESGSFEYRVTAVASNSTLARIIHAVEAAQGSRAPTQRFVDQFARWYTPIVFALAIAVALLPPLFMGAAWLDWIYRALVLLVVACPCALVISTPVSIVSGLAAAARHGILIKGGVYLEEGRKLRWLALDKTGTITHGKPAQTDFVTWGNALASDSRSIAASLAARSDHPVSKAVAQAAQTDGVALLDVAEFNALPGRGVQGQINGATYHLGNHRMLEELGQCTPELEQRIAALETAGKTVVMLVGAKAVHALFAVADTIKESSRNAIAELHALGINTMMLTGDNSHTAQAIAAQAGIDRAQGNLLPDDKLREVEKLAQSGKVGMVGDGINDAPALARADIGFAMGAAGTDTAIETADVALMDDNLGKIPTFVRLSRATAQVLMQNIVLALGIKAVFLVLTFTGQATMWMAVFADMGASLLVVGNGLRLLRK from the coding sequence ATGAGCGAATGCGCTTCAAAAGGGTGTGGCTGCTCGGCTGGGCCGATCATCCAACCCCCGACACAAGCCCCGCAGACAACCGAATCGGCTCAAGCGGTGTACCGCATCGAGAACATGGATTGCCCCACGGAAGAGGCGCTGATCCGAAGCAAGCTGGCCGGGCTGGCGGGTGTGGCAGGTCTTGAATTCAACCTGATGCAGCGTACTTTGGCCGTTCGGCACGAACTGCCTTCGCTGTCACCCGTTGAGCAGGCGCTAGCCGCCATCGGCATGCAAGCCGTGCGCATGGATCAAGCATCGACCGAAAAAACGACCAAGCTGTCCATTGCCAAGATGGATTGCCCGACCGAAGAGGCGTTGATCCGCAACAAGCTCGGCACAGTCGCCGGGGTTGCCGATCTCGATTTCAACCTGATGCAACGCACGCTGTCGGTGCGTCATGCCGATCAGGTTCTGCCCAACGTGCTCGCGGCATTGCAAGCGCTTGGATTTGAGGCGCAGGTGATGGACACCGCAGAGTCCGCATCGCCATCCGCTTCCCCCGTGATCACGCCGACCAACTGGTGGCCGCTAGGCATCTCCTTGCTCACTGCATTGGCAGCCGAGGCGGTCTACTGGCTCCACAACGGCAATCATTGGTCGGTTGTCGTTCTGGCGCTCGTTTCGGTCTTCACAGGTGGCCTCTCCACCTACAAAAAGGGTTGGATCGCGCTCAAGAACCTTAATCTCAACATGAACGCCCTGATGTCGATTGCCGTCACGGGTGCCATGTTGATCGGTCACTGGCCCGAAGCGGCGATGGTGATGGTGCTCTTCGCGCTGGCCGAAGTGATCGAAGCCAAGTCGCTGGATCGCGCTCGCAACGCAATCCGTGGCCTGCTCGACATGACCCCGGAACAGGCCACAGTGCAACAGGCTGACGGCACATGGCGCGAGGTGAGCGCAAAGCAAATCGCCATTGGCAGCCGCGTCCGGGTCAAACCGGGTGAGCGCATCGCGCTCGATGGTGAGGTGCTTGAAGGCCGTTCTACCGTCAACCAAGCCCCGATCACGGGCGAAAGCCTCCCGGTCGAAAAATCCCCCGGTGACCCGGTGTTCGCAGGCACCATCAACGAATCCGGGTCATTCGAGTATCGCGTCACCGCCGTGGCCAGCAACTCCACACTGGCCCGCATCATTCACGCCGTAGAGGCTGCTCAGGGGAGCCGTGCGCCGACTCAGCGTTTTGTCGATCAGTTCGCCCGCTGGTACACACCCATCGTGTTCGCCCTAGCCATCGCCGTCGCGTTGTTGCCGCCGCTGTTCATGGGTGCGGCATGGCTCGACTGGATCTACCGTGCATTGGTTCTGCTGGTGGTCGCCTGTCCCTGCGCGCTGGTGATCTCTACGCCGGTCAGTATCGTCAGCGGCTTGGCCGCCGCCGCCCGCCACGGCATCCTCATCAAGGGCGGCGTCTATCTGGAAGAAGGCCGCAAGCTGCGTTGGCTGGCTCTGGACAAGACCGGCACGATCACGCACGGCAAGCCCGCACAGACCGATTTTGTCACCTGGGGCAATGCACTCGCCTCAGACAGCCGCAGCATCGCTGCCAGTCTGGCGGCCCGCTCGGACCATCCTGTATCCAAGGCGGTGGCACAGGCCGCGCAGACGGACGGGGTTGCCTTGCTCGACGTGGCCGAATTCAACGCGCTGCCCGGTCGGGGTGTGCAAGGCCAAATCAACGGTGCGACCTACCATCTGGGCAACCACCGGATGCTCGAAGAGCTGGGGCAGTGCACACCAGAGCTGGAGCAGCGCATCGCTGCGCTGGAAACCGCTGGCAAGACCGTCGTGATGTTGGTAGGCGCAAAGGCGGTACATGCCTTATTCGCCGTAGCGGACACCATCAAGGAAAGCAGCAGGAACGCCATCGCCGAACTGCACGCACTGGGCATCAACACCATGATGCTGACCGGCGACAACTCCCATACGGCACAGGCCATTGCCGCACAAGCCGGGATCGACCGTGCGCAAGGCAATCTGCTCCCAGACGACAAACTGCGCGAAGTTGAAAAACTGGCCCAAAGCGGCAAGGTCGGCATGGTCGGTGATGGCATCAACGATGCCCCGGCCTTGGCGCGTGCGGACATCGGCTTTGCCATGGGAGCGGCTGGCACAGATACCGCCATCGAGACCGCTGACGTGGCCCTGATGGACGACAACCTGGGCAAGATTCCGACCTTCGTGCGCCTGTCGCGTGCGACGGCGCAGGTGCTGATGCAAAACATTGTGCTGGCCCTTGGCATCAAGGCAGTATTTCTGGTGCTGACCTTCACGGGTCAAGCGACCATGTGGATGGCGGTGTTTGCTGATATGGGGGCCAGCTTGCTCGTCGTTGGCAATGGCTTGAGGCTGTTGCGCAAATGA
- the lspA gene encoding signal peptidase II, protein MSWKFFLYDWGGLNIALFQAINMSTPAALEPLASFFNLVIGNYWTAPLMLLAMWGWSKSAPDPTRADAIRYRLRVFSVAFALAFLVATILKLWIDFPRPPAVFGDMVRVIGGIERHYSLPSGHATYAALVVGALWPLIGRRGRIGLVLYAALVGWSRIAAGMHFPADVLAGWVLGLSCTALAGWLMPLAAPVWQSARRTSTWVWFAVAASAVMTDQLAKFAITRTFAYGEQVEVSTFFNIVHVLNPGAAFSFLANAGGWQRYFFITLGLVVSAWLGRMLCQQRPRLEAVGYSLILGGALGNVVDRVLRGSVVDFLDFHWQLVHWPAFNLADVAITIGALCLFLTVVPKSSKGTAAEVSG, encoded by the coding sequence ATGAGCTGGAAATTCTTTCTCTACGACTGGGGTGGTCTGAACATCGCGTTGTTCCAAGCCATCAACATGAGCACACCTGCAGCGCTGGAACCGCTGGCATCGTTCTTCAACCTTGTGATAGGCAACTACTGGACTGCACCACTGATGCTCTTGGCGATGTGGGGATGGTCAAAGTCGGCACCTGACCCAACGCGGGCCGATGCCATCCGGTACAGACTCAGAGTCTTTAGCGTGGCCTTTGCGTTGGCATTTCTCGTCGCCACCATCTTGAAGCTATGGATCGACTTTCCACGCCCGCCTGCCGTTTTTGGCGACATGGTGCGCGTTATCGGGGGCATCGAACGACACTACAGCCTGCCCAGCGGGCATGCCACCTATGCCGCGCTGGTGGTCGGCGCGCTCTGGCCTTTGATAGGCCGTCGTGGCCGCATCGGCTTGGTGTTGTACGCCGCATTGGTCGGTTGGTCACGCATCGCAGCCGGAATGCACTTTCCTGCCGATGTGCTGGCGGGGTGGGTACTTGGATTGAGTTGCACGGCGCTCGCCGGGTGGCTGATGCCGCTGGCCGCCCCTGTGTGGCAATCGGCTCGCCGCACATCGACTTGGGTCTGGTTCGCAGTGGCCGCCAGTGCTGTCATGACCGATCAGCTCGCGAAGTTCGCCATCACCCGCACGTTTGCCTACGGTGAACAGGTCGAAGTCAGCACCTTCTTCAACATTGTCCATGTCCTGAATCCCGGCGCGGCATTCAGCTTTCTGGCGAACGCTGGCGGCTGGCAACGTTACTTTTTCATCACGCTGGGCCTGGTCGTTTCTGCTTGGCTGGGACGCATGCTGTGCCAGCAGCGGCCACGCCTCGAAGCGGTGGGCTACAGCCTGATCCTTGGTGGTGCGCTCGGCAATGTCGTGGATCGTGTGCTGCGTGGATCGGTTGTCGATTTCCTCGACTTCCATTGGCAGCTTGTGCACTGGCCCGCCTTCAACCTCGCTGATGTGGCGATAACTATCGGAGCGCTCTGCCTGTTCTTGACGGTTGTACCGAAAAGCAGTAAAGGCACAGCGGCCGAGGTGTCCGGTTAA
- the lspA gene encoding signal peptidase II yields the protein MILFHWRQRPRVLWVILVGALICLDQLAKTYFANTIALGKAVVVTDWFNFVHVLNRGAAFSFLANADGWQRPLLIGVSLLVVVPVTLVCMYKNMEPVERWLGGLVVAGGASNLIDRIQAGAVVDFLDVHWREWHWPAFNLADSYIVCAVCVWILLYRNSSPAHSTSTKADAKV from the coding sequence ATGATTCTTTTCCACTGGCGCCAACGCCCGCGCGTACTTTGGGTCATTTTGGTCGGGGCACTTATTTGTCTGGATCAACTGGCCAAGACTTACTTTGCAAACACGATTGCACTGGGTAAAGCAGTTGTTGTAACGGATTGGTTCAATTTCGTTCACGTGCTAAACAGAGGTGCAGCCTTTTCATTTCTCGCTAACGCTGATGGCTGGCAACGACCATTGTTGATTGGCGTGAGCCTCCTCGTTGTAGTACCTGTAACCCTGGTCTGCATGTACAAAAACATGGAACCAGTTGAGCGTTGGTTGGGTGGCTTGGTTGTGGCTGGCGGCGCAAGCAATCTGATTGATCGAATCCAAGCTGGTGCAGTAGTGGACTTCCTCGATGTCCATTGGCGTGAATGGCATTGGCCAGCGTTCAACTTAGCTGACAGCTACATTGTCTGTGCCGTATGTGTATGGATCTTGCTCTACAGGAACAGCTCACCTGCGCATTCAACGTCAACAAAAGCCGACGCTAAAGTATGA
- a CDS encoding disulfide bond formation protein B, translated as MKRNWNLLVFAWLIAATATASALFIGEVMGMAPCVLCWYQRIFMFPLAVVLGLACYSNDRRGAIYGLALALGGVMVAGYHTLLIAGFVSKAWIPCGLGVSCTEQKLEILNGLQIPWLSLTAFLTVTLLLFLYIKRTSK; from the coding sequence ATGAAGCGCAATTGGAACTTGCTTGTTTTCGCTTGGCTGATTGCAGCCACTGCAACGGCCAGCGCTCTGTTCATTGGCGAGGTCATGGGAATGGCACCGTGTGTGCTGTGTTGGTACCAACGAATTTTCATGTTCCCCTTAGCTGTCGTGCTGGGCCTTGCCTGCTACAGCAACGATCGACGCGGAGCAATTTACGGGCTGGCTCTGGCGTTGGGTGGGGTCATGGTGGCTGGATACCACACCCTATTGATTGCCGGTTTTGTATCAAAGGCCTGGATTCCCTGCGGTTTAGGCGTGTCTTGTACTGAACAAAAGCTGGAAATCCTCAATGGATTGCAGATTCCCTGGCTTTCGCTGACCGCCTTTCTCACCGTCACCTTATTGCTTTTTCTATACATCAAGAGGACTTCAAAATGA
- a CDS encoding DsbA family protein: MNSKKMTVAVLLGIVVAVFLLGMNFYQKRVQNSQTEKVSKAENRMVRFHSPSLGPSDAPVTIVEFFDPACETCRDFYPIVKNLMKQYPKDVRLVLRYAPFHAGSDKVVKLLEASKRQDKYWQTLETILAAQPSWASHGSPNLDVAYQAAAQTGLDIKKALDDAQAAEVEAVLKQDVEDLTALEVKKTPTFFVNGRGLPSFGPDQLASLVAEEVAKNKK, from the coding sequence ATGAATTCAAAAAAAATGACTGTCGCAGTTCTGCTAGGCATTGTGGTTGCGGTATTTTTATTGGGAATGAATTTCTATCAAAAACGTGTCCAAAATTCCCAGACGGAAAAGGTCAGTAAGGCCGAAAACCGAATGGTTCGTTTCCATTCCCCATCATTGGGGCCAAGTGACGCACCAGTGACTATCGTTGAGTTCTTTGATCCAGCATGTGAAACCTGTCGGGACTTCTATCCAATTGTCAAAAATTTGATGAAGCAGTACCCCAAGGATGTTCGCTTGGTTCTCAGATATGCCCCATTCCATGCTGGCTCAGACAAAGTTGTTAAGTTGTTGGAGGCATCCAAGAGACAGGATAAATATTGGCAAACGCTTGAGACAATTCTGGCTGCACAGCCGTCGTGGGCCAGTCATGGCTCGCCCAACCTTGATGTAGCCTATCAAGCTGCTGCCCAGACAGGTCTGGATATAAAGAAAGCGTTGGATGATGCGCAAGCAGCAGAAGTCGAGGCTGTGTTGAAACAAGACGTTGAGGACTTGACTGCGCTGGAAGTGAAAAAGACCCCAACATTTTTTGTCAACGGCCGAGGACTACCCAGCTTCGGTCCCGATCAACTTGCCTCTTTGGTCGCTGAAGAAGTCGCCAAAAACAAGAAATGA
- a CDS encoding L,D-transpeptidase family protein: MSFKQAKNCLWATVLAIFLGVSADFSISATQEANPKSKLKLKEKARTTSRVDGEAEARLIEVYRMIGAANSRDALRKAEKLVEDYPNFQLAQLVYGDLLAARSRPLQTIGDVPSDMAKIGAQNLMNLRAESQLRLAAIKQIPPPDAIPSQFVSLSSRNKHAIAVDTEKARLYLFENTTTGTRLLANYYISVGKAGVGKTVEGDRRTPLGVYFITSNLDPKTLKDLYGSGALPVNYPNVLDQRRGKTGGGIWLHGTPSSQFTRAPQATDGCVAVANPDLERILRTVEVRTTPVLIEKNLNWVRPDKLASQRQQFSETLQTWANAKRNGRESELLQFYANDFSAEGKDLTSFSMSLRAELKKLGNKPASLKDISLILWSDEAETMVATFGEVLDGEKVGRTVRQYWQHRPGGWKIIFEGLV, translated from the coding sequence ATGTCGTTTAAACAAGCAAAAAATTGTCTCTGGGCAACTGTATTGGCGATTTTCTTGGGTGTTTCCGCTGATTTTTCGATCAGTGCAACTCAGGAGGCCAATCCCAAGTCCAAGCTTAAGTTGAAGGAAAAGGCACGTACAACAAGCCGTGTTGACGGTGAGGCTGAGGCACGGCTAATTGAAGTCTATCGAATGATCGGCGCGGCAAACAGTCGGGATGCCTTACGCAAAGCGGAGAAGTTGGTTGAAGACTATCCAAATTTTCAGCTGGCACAACTTGTGTACGGCGACTTACTTGCAGCCCGTTCGAGGCCGCTTCAGACTATCGGAGACGTCCCTTCTGATATGGCGAAGATTGGAGCGCAGAATTTGATGAATCTGCGTGCGGAATCACAACTACGTCTTGCTGCGATCAAACAAATTCCGCCACCAGATGCTATACCGTCCCAATTCGTTTCACTTTCCAGCCGCAACAAACACGCCATCGCAGTGGACACAGAAAAGGCCCGTCTTTATCTTTTTGAAAATACAACGACAGGGACGCGTCTTCTTGCCAACTACTATATTTCAGTCGGAAAAGCCGGGGTTGGAAAAACAGTGGAGGGCGACCGGCGAACACCGCTGGGTGTCTACTTCATCACCAGTAACCTTGACCCCAAGACCCTGAAGGACTTGTATGGATCAGGCGCATTGCCCGTCAATTACCCCAACGTTCTAGATCAGCGGCGTGGGAAAACTGGCGGTGGCATATGGTTGCACGGCACACCTTCGAGTCAATTTACCAGGGCCCCGCAGGCTACAGACGGTTGTGTGGCTGTTGCCAATCCTGATCTGGAAAGAATCCTCAGGACAGTAGAGGTTCGGACAACACCAGTGCTTATTGAGAAAAATCTGAACTGGGTTCGCCCTGACAAATTGGCGAGTCAAAGGCAGCAATTTTCAGAGACTCTGCAGACTTGGGCCAATGCCAAAAGAAACGGTCGTGAAAGCGAACTTTTGCAGTTCTATGCCAATGACTTCAGCGCAGAAGGCAAGGATTTAACGTCATTCAGCATGAGTCTGCGTGCAGAACTAAAAAAGTTGGGCAACAAGCCAGCGAGCCTCAAAGACATCTCCCTGATTCTATGGTCGGACGAAGCAGAAACCATGGTTGCGACCTTTGGTGAAGTCCTGGACGGCGAAAAGGTAGGGCGCACCGTCCGTCAATATTGGCAGCACCGCCCTGGCGGCTGGAAGATCATCTTTGAAGGATTGGTTTGA
- a CDS encoding copper chaperone PCu(A)C, with protein MKNHQIPLALLAACLTMATSVSHAEVVVTGAWVRATVPNQQATGAFMQLLSKTDTTLVSARSDIAGVVEVHEMKMENDVMRMRAVDGLKLPANQPVELKSGGYHLMMMDLKKQLKAGREAQITLTFKNANGESETTYVHAPVALTKPKR; from the coding sequence ATGAAAAATCACCAAATCCCCCTTGCACTTTTAGCCGCGTGTTTAACCATGGCAACATCAGTCAGTCACGCTGAAGTTGTCGTCACCGGAGCGTGGGTTCGGGCTACAGTACCCAATCAACAGGCGACAGGAGCCTTCATGCAACTGTTATCAAAGACGGACACGACGCTGGTCTCTGCGCGTTCCGACATTGCTGGTGTTGTGGAAGTCCATGAGATGAAAATGGAAAACGATGTCATGCGGATGCGCGCAGTTGACGGGCTAAAGCTGCCTGCAAATCAGCCAGTGGAACTCAAGTCGGGCGGATACCACTTAATGATGATGGACCTCAAGAAACAGCTGAAGGCCGGCAGAGAAGCGCAAATAACATTGACTTTCAAAAATGCCAATGGCGAAAGTGAAACTACCTATGTTCATGCACCTGTGGCATTAACAAAGCCAAAACGATGA
- the cadR gene encoding Cd(II)/Pb(II)-responsive transcriptional regulator, translating to MKIGELANLTGVQVETIRHYEREGLLPHTKRSEGNYRVYDESHGQRLSFIRHCRSLDMTLDEIRVLLRFRDAPTGNCGEVNALLDEHIGHVALRVKELRQLETQLKGLRETCRSAQDAEHCGILNELNVMAQKQTTSSVDMSGHVQGAHPGVRTRKPLD from the coding sequence ATGAAAATCGGTGAACTAGCCAATCTGACGGGTGTACAAGTGGAGACTATTCGGCACTACGAGCGCGAGGGTTTGTTGCCGCACACCAAGCGATCTGAAGGAAACTACCGCGTCTATGACGAATCACATGGACAGCGCCTGTCGTTCATCCGCCACTGCCGCAGCCTGGACATGACCTTGGATGAAATCCGTGTCTTGCTCCGTTTCAGGGACGCACCCACTGGAAATTGCGGCGAAGTCAACGCGCTTTTGGACGAACACATAGGACACGTTGCGCTTCGGGTCAAAGAACTGCGGCAATTGGAAACGCAGCTCAAGGGGCTTCGTGAGACGTGCCGTAGCGCGCAGGATGCTGAGCACTGTGGAATTCTCAATGAACTCAACGTCATGGCGCAAAAACAAACGACTTCTTCGGTTGATATGTCGGGTCATGTGCAGGGTGCACATCCAGGTGTGAGGACTCGCAAACCCCTGGATTGA